A single window of Nicotiana tomentosiformis chromosome 1, ASM39032v3, whole genome shotgun sequence DNA harbors:
- the LOC138907257 gene encoding uncharacterized protein, with the protein MGRENHQWAIFMRLCIVRAKETIAASFEGDVRKYEKVFEIIDIRWENQLHRPLHAAGHLLNPGLFYKNTRDETLASEVWIGYHACLEKLVPNSATIDQIGEEFGRYSQAEDLFGLQAAIRARDIRSPVEWWKQFGYQTPNLQKFAIKVLSLTCSASGCERNWSVFKHIHSKKRNRLELSRLNDLVYIKYNRTLRRRYEARDTIDPILLDNIDEANEWLTGAPKNHEDEQVYEGDDLDWGTVSMAVGVEENIYGLRGSSSSYKGKGVASSSRSLIDENSEDEEDDSQYNANIHEVVEFENLERRIDVACFRLLDFSL; encoded by the exons ATGGGGAGAGAAAATCACCAATGGGCTATCTTTATGAGGCTATGCATAGTTAGAGCCAAAGAGACTATTGCAGCGTCATTTGAGGGAGATGTTAGAAAATATGAGAAAGTTTTTGAGATAATTGATATCAGGTGGGAGAATCAACTCCATCGACCTTTGCATGCAGCAGGCCATCTTCTGAACCCAGGATTATTTTACAAGAACACTAGAGATGAAACTTTGGCTTCAGAGGTGTGGATTGGATACCATGCATGTCTTGAGAAGTTGGTCCCTAATTCAGCGACGATAGATCAAATAGGGGAGGAGTTTGGTAGGTACTCACAAGCAGAGGACCTATTTGGTTTACAAGCGGCCATTAGAGCCAGAGACATAAGGTCGCCAG ttGAATGGTGGAAGCAATTTGGATATCAAACTCCAAACTTGCAAAAGTTTGCCATCAAAGTACTAAGCCTAACTTGTAGTGCATCTGGATGCGAGAGAAATTGGAGCGTATTTAAGCAT ATTCACTCCAAGAAAAGGAATAGGCTTGAGCTATCGCGTCTCAATGATCTAGTATATATTAAATACAATAGAACATTGAGGCGACGTTATGAAGCTCGCGATACCATTGATCCAATTTTGTTGGACAACATTGACGAGGCAAATGAATGGTTAACTGGAGCCCCCAAAAATCATGAAGATGAACAAGTGTATGAAGGAGATGATCTTGATTGGGGTACTGTTTCTATGGCGGTTGGAGTTGAGGAGAATATCTATGGTCTTAGAGGGAGTTCTTCAAGTTACAAGGGAAAGGGAGTAGCAAGTTCAAGCCGGTCCCTAATTGATGAAAACTccgaggatgaagaagatgatAGCCAATATAATGCTAACATTCATGaagttgtagaatttgaaaatcttGAAAGAAGAATAGACGTTGCTTGTTTTAGACTATTAGACTTTAGTTTATGA